Genomic segment of Xanthobacter dioxanivorans:
CTGCCGGTGGCGGTGGGCTTCGGCGTGCGGACGCCGGAGCAGGCCAAGGCCATCGCCGCCGGCGCCGACGCCGTGGTGGTGGGCTCGGCTTTGGTGGAGGTGGTGCGGCGGACGCTGGACCAGGATGGCAATGCCACCGCCAACACCCTGGCGGGCGTGGAGGCGCTGGTGAACGAGCTGGCCGAGGCGGTGCGCGGCGTGCGCGCCTGACCGGGGCATCCGGCGCCCGCCCGTGCCGGTGCGCCGGCGCGCGGCAGGACCGATGAGGCATCCGGTGAGGCAAATGGTCGGTCGCGGCCGCTTCGCCGCACTTTTGCCGCGACGGACTTGCCATTAGAGCAGGTCGGGGCATATGTGCGCTGCAGCGCGATGCCGCCCGCGCGTCCCGGAGATGGTCCCGTGAACTGGATTTCCAACGTCGTCCGTCCGAAGATCCGCGACTTCCTGGCCCGCCGCGAAGTTCCGGAGAACCTCTGGGTGAAGTGCCCCGAGACCGGGCAGATGGTGTTCCACAAGGACCTGGAGGCGAACCTCTACGTCATCCCGGCCTCCGGCTATCACATGCGCATGGACGCGGTGATGCGGCTCAAGGCCACCTTCGACGATGGCGCCTACGAGGAAGTGGCGCTGCCGGACGTGGCCACCGACCCGCTCAAGTTCCGCGACGAGCGCCGCTATATCGATCGCCTGAAGGACGCCCGCACCAAGACCGGCTACCAGGATGCGGTGAAGGTGGCCACCGGCCTCCTCACCGAGCTGCCGGTGACCATCGCCGTCCAGGATTTCGGCTTCATGGGCGGCTCGCTCGGCATGGCCGCCGGCGAGGCGGTGGTAAAGGGTCTGCAGACGGCGGCGCAGAAGGGCACGCCCTTCATCATGTTCGCCGCCTCCGGCGGCGCGCGCATGCAGGAAGGCATCCTCTCCCTGATGCAGATGCCCCGCACCACGGCGGCCATCCAGGAGCTGCGCGAGGCGAAAAAGCCCTACATCGTGGTGCTCACCAACCCCACCACCGGCGGGGTGACCGCCTCCTACGCCATGCTGGGCGACGTGCAGATCGCCGAGCCCGGCGCCCTCATCGGCTTCGCCGGCCCGCGGGTGATCGAGCAGACCATCCGCGAGAAGCTGCCGGACGGATTCCAGCGCGCCGAATATCTGCGCGACCACGGCATGCTCGACATGGTGGTGCACCGCCACCAGATGCGTGACACGCTGGGCCGCCTGTGCCGGATGCTGGTGAAGGCCCCCGCATTGCCGCCCAAGGGCCGCCTGCCGCGCCCGCAGGCCGCCTGAAGAGGCGGCTCCACGGGGCCTCGGCCCCGAGCCGAAGATCGACCATGGCCCTGCCCCAGCCCGCCCGCGCCACCGACGAGATCCTGTCCCGCCTCGCCGCGCTCCACCCGAAGAAGATCGACCTCTCCCTCGCCCGGATGGAGCGGCTGCTTGCGGCCCTGGCCCATCCCGAGCGGCGCCTGCCGGCGGTGATCCACGTGGCGGGCACCAACGGCAAGGGCTCCACCATCGCCTTCATGCGCGCCATGCTGGAGGCGGCGGGCAAGCGGGTGCATGTCTATACCTCGCCGCATCTGGTGCGCTTCAACGAACGCATCCGCCTCGGCGCGCCGGGCGGCGGCGTGCTGGTGTCCGACGCGGCTCTCGCCGATGCCCTCGACCGGGTGGAGGCGGCCAATGCGGGCGCGCCGATCACCCTGTTCGAGATCACCACGGCGGCGGCGTTCCTGCTGTTCTGCGAGCACCCGGCGGACGTGCTGCTGCTGGAGGTGGGCCTCGGCGGGCGGCTCGACGCCACCAACGTGGTCGACCAGCCCCTCGCCAGCGTCATCACCCCCGTTTCCATCGACCATGTGGATTATCTCGGTACCACCATAGAGGCCATCGCCGGGGAGAAGGCCGGCATCATCAAGCCGCGCCGTCCGGTGGTGGTGGGCACGCAGCCGGCGGACGCCCTCGCCGTCATCGAGCGCGCGGCGGCGCGGAAGCTCGCTCCGCTGTTCGTCCGCGGCGAGCACTGGCACGTGCAGGAAGAAGGCGGCCGCCTCGTCTATGCCGACGAGGACGGCCTGCTCGACCTGCCGCGGCCGCGCCTCGTGGGGCCGCACCAGATCGACAATGCGGGGCTCGCCGT
This window contains:
- the accD gene encoding acetyl-CoA carboxylase, carboxyltransferase subunit beta, which produces MNWISNVVRPKIRDFLARREVPENLWVKCPETGQMVFHKDLEANLYVIPASGYHMRMDAVMRLKATFDDGAYEEVALPDVATDPLKFRDERRYIDRLKDARTKTGYQDAVKVATGLLTELPVTIAVQDFGFMGGSLGMAAGEAVVKGLQTAAQKGTPFIMFAASGGARMQEGILSLMQMPRTTAAIQELREAKKPYIVVLTNPTTGGVTASYAMLGDVQIAEPGALIGFAGPRVIEQTIREKLPDGFQRAEYLRDHGMLDMVVHRHQMRDTLGRLCRMLVKAPALPPKGRLPRPQAA
- a CDS encoding bifunctional folylpolyglutamate synthase/dihydrofolate synthase, whose protein sequence is MALPQPARATDEILSRLAALHPKKIDLSLARMERLLAALAHPERRLPAVIHVAGTNGKGSTIAFMRAMLEAAGKRVHVYTSPHLVRFNERIRLGAPGGGVLVSDAALADALDRVEAANAGAPITLFEITTAAAFLLFCEHPADVLLLEVGLGGRLDATNVVDQPLASVITPVSIDHVDYLGTTIEAIAGEKAGIIKPRRPVVVGTQPADALAVIERAAARKLAPLFVRGEHWHVQEEGGRLVYADEDGLLDLPRPRLVGPHQIDNAGLAVAALRAVRLPAAHEAGILRADWPARLQRLPAGPLLSRAPAGVEVWLDGGHNAAGGAALAHALCELEERYSRPLVLVLGMLGTKDVTGFLAPFAGLVREAIAVPVPGEHAGLKPEDVAAAAAGLGIPARVASDVGSALGSIARASQVPPPRVLICGSLYLAGAVLAANGADLA